From the genome of Prevotella herbatica, one region includes:
- a CDS encoding glycosyltransferase family 2 protein, producing MYDTAEFMNRERICVIVPTYNNSGTIADVLSRIYKVTQNIIVVNDGSDDDTHRILQNIAFPLTVVEYNHNRGKGYALKCGFKKALSMGFLNAVTIDSDGQHFPEDIPLFIDAYREHPGSLIIGVRNLCEDNMPSGNTFANKFSNFWFTVQTLVKLDDTQSGYRLYPISRIKKSWIFTSRYEAELELLVFSAWHDIDIRQVGVRVYYPSPEERVTHFRPGYDFFRISILNTMLCMGALFYYLPKLIYKWLKC from the coding sequence ATGTACGATACAGCTGAGTTTATGAACCGTGAGAGGATATGCGTTATAGTTCCTACATATAATAATTCGGGAACCATAGCCGACGTGTTGTCGCGCATATACAAAGTAACTCAGAATATCATAGTCGTTAATGATGGTAGTGATGATGACACACATCGCATATTGCAGAATATCGCTTTCCCATTGACGGTAGTGGAATATAATCATAATCGTGGAAAGGGATATGCTCTTAAATGTGGATTTAAAAAAGCATTGAGTATGGGATTTCTTAATGCTGTTACGATAGATTCAGACGGACAGCATTTCCCCGAAGACATACCTCTTTTTATTGATGCTTATCGTGAACATCCGGGATCACTGATAATAGGAGTGAGAAATCTATGTGAAGATAATATGCCTAGTGGCAATACGTTTGCAAATAAGTTTTCTAATTTCTGGTTTACTGTGCAGACATTGGTTAAGTTGGACGATACACAAAGTGGCTACCGTCTTTATCCAATCAGTCGCATTAAAAAATCTTGGATATTCACGTCGCGATATGAAGCTGAATTGGAATTATTGGTGTTCTCAGCTTGGCATGACATTGATATACGTCAGGTTGGTGTACGTGTGTATTACCCTTCTCCTGAAGAACGTGTGACGCATTTCCGTCCTGGGTATGATTTTTTCAGGATAAGCATCCTAAATACAATGTTGTGCATGGGAGCTTTGTTTTATTATTTACCTAAACTTATATATAAGTGGTTAAAATGTTGA
- a CDS encoding acyl-CoA thioesterase, whose protein sequence is MMELKASKEFEIRFSEVDSMQFVWHGSYPLYLEDAREEFGRKYSLEYMTIYGNGCFAPLVDMNIHYRKPMRYGMKPRIDIIYRPTEAAKMVFDYEIYDTETDELLVTGHTVQVFLDKEYNLMWENPLFYQEWKTKWLSK, encoded by the coding sequence ATAATGGAATTAAAGGCATCTAAAGAGTTTGAAATAAGATTCAGTGAAGTTGATTCCATGCAGTTTGTATGGCATGGTTCTTATCCTTTGTATCTCGAAGATGCACGTGAGGAGTTTGGACGTAAATATAGTCTGGAATATATGACGATATACGGCAATGGATGTTTTGCGCCTTTGGTGGATATGAATATTCATTACCGTAAGCCGATGAGATATGGAATGAAACCAAGAATCGACATCATATACCGTCCTACAGAGGCGGCTAAAATGGTGTTTGATTATGAAATATATGATACTGAGACGGATGAACTACTTGTTACAGGACATACCGTACAGGTATTTCTTGACAAAGAATACAACTTGATGTGGGAAAATCCGTTATTCTATCAAGAATGGAAAACGAAATGGCTAAGTAAATGA
- a CDS encoding acyl carrier protein yields the protein MERNEIEEKVREFLIDDLEVEEEKIAPEALLKDDLGIDSLDFVDIVVIVEKKFGFKIKPEEMAGVKTLNDFCDYIQSKVA from the coding sequence ATGGAAAGAAACGAAATTGAAGAAAAAGTTAGAGAGTTCCTTATTGATGACCTGGAGGTTGAAGAAGAGAAGATTGCTCCAGAAGCATTACTTAAAGACGACTTAGGTATAGACAGTCTTGACTTCGTGGATATCGTTGTTATAGTAGAGAAAAAGTTCGGTTTTAAAATCAAGCCTGAAGAGATGGCAGGTGTTAAGACTTTGAATGATTTCTGCGACTATATACAGTCAAAAGTTGCTTAG
- a CDS encoding lysophospholipid acyltransferase family protein — protein MSVEKEWTGRTSGTKWMHRSLIWMMHNLPYRGVYLFVCIFVIPFCMLFSHKGYIAIYHFFVMRRNENMALAFWHTYMNHCMFAGIILDRFYTYSGGKLNIEVEDWDLYHNLVDSKDGFVILSAHIGNYEVAGYTLEAESKRFNALVYSGEAETVMDNRRKMFETKNRHMIVIKKDMSHLFEMSNALANGEILSLPADRIFGSSRHYNIDFLGYKAKFPVGPFAVAAQREVAVLAINVMKTGYKKYRIHIKQLQQTEGNIKQRAENLAYQYANNLENVMNEYPTQWFNYFEFWN, from the coding sequence ATGAGTGTAGAAAAGGAATGGACGGGTAGGACTAGTGGCACAAAATGGATGCACCGAAGTCTGATATGGATGATGCATAATCTTCCATATAGAGGAGTGTATTTATTTGTCTGCATCTTTGTGATTCCTTTCTGCATGTTGTTTTCTCATAAGGGATATATCGCCATATATCATTTCTTCGTAATGCGCAGAAACGAGAATATGGCGCTTGCCTTTTGGCATACATATATGAATCATTGCATGTTTGCGGGAATAATCCTTGATCGCTTTTATACGTATTCAGGAGGTAAACTGAATATTGAAGTGGAGGACTGGGACTTATATCATAATCTTGTAGACTCAAAAGATGGCTTTGTGATACTAAGTGCCCACATAGGAAATTATGAAGTGGCAGGTTATACTTTAGAAGCTGAGTCAAAACGTTTTAATGCTCTTGTCTATTCTGGAGAAGCTGAAACAGTGATGGATAATAGGCGTAAGATGTTTGAAACCAAGAACCGCCACATGATAGTTATAAAGAAAGACATGAGCCATCTGTTTGAGATGAGTAATGCTCTTGCAAACGGAGAAATACTCAGTTTGCCTGCAGATAGAATATTTGGTAGTAGTCGTCATTATAATATAGATTTCCTAGGATACAAAGCAAAGTTTCCTGTAGGTCCGTTTGCTGTTGCCGCACAACGTGAAGTTGCAGTTTTGGCGATAAATGTAATGAAGACTGGTTATAAAAAATATCGCATACACATAAAGCAGTTGCAACAGACGGAAGGTAATATAAAACAACGTGCCGAAAATCTAGCATACCAATACGCAAACAATCTCGAGAATGTTATGAATGAATATCCAACACAATGGTTTAACTATTTTGAATTCTGGAATTGA
- a CDS encoding beta-ketoacyl-[acyl-carrier-protein] synthase family protein: MIKKIADNITSPLGFTTADNYKAVCEGKSCLKRYEGKWKLPEPFVASLFQEGLIEDWFSSKIHTDKIYTRFEKMVLLSATKAIEESGIDASSERTIFILSTTKGNVSLLERNLCGVDDDRVLLGVMANVISHHFGNTNIPVVVSNACISGLCAQIVAKRCLESGKYDNAIVIGADEQSPFIVSGFLSFRALSSELCRPFSKNRNGLNLGEAAATIIYQHCDNLIDGWQAVKGAIRNDANHISGPSRTGEGCFRALKYVMTDEVVSNDIAVVNVHGTATVYNDEMESIAISRAGLSDTPINGYKGYYGHTMGAAGVLESILSMKALDDGLILATRGFDEIGVTHPVNISNKIRHTNKKTFIKLLSGFGGCNAAMLFNRR, translated from the coding sequence ATGATAAAAAAAATAGCTGATAATATTACATCACCGTTAGGTTTTACTACCGCAGACAACTATAAGGCTGTATGCGAAGGGAAATCATGCCTTAAAAGATATGAAGGCAAATGGAAACTTCCAGAACCTTTTGTGGCTTCTCTTTTTCAAGAAGGTCTGATTGAAGACTGGTTTTCCTCTAAAATTCATACAGACAAAATATATACACGATTTGAAAAGATGGTTTTGCTATCAGCAACCAAGGCTATTGAAGAAAGTGGTATTGACGCTTCTTCTGAAAGGACCATATTCATATTGTCAACCACAAAGGGAAACGTATCTTTGCTCGAAAGAAATCTATGTGGTGTCGATGATGACCGTGTGTTGCTAGGAGTTATGGCGAATGTTATTTCGCATCATTTCGGTAACACCAATATACCTGTAGTTGTATCAAATGCCTGTATTTCTGGTTTGTGTGCGCAGATTGTAGCAAAACGATGCCTTGAGAGTGGCAAATATGATAATGCTATTGTCATAGGCGCAGATGAACAGAGTCCGTTTATAGTTAGTGGTTTCCTATCATTTAGAGCTCTTTCTTCCGAACTTTGTCGACCGTTCAGTAAAAATAGGAATGGACTGAATCTTGGTGAGGCTGCTGCAACTATTATATATCAGCACTGTGATAATTTGATTGACGGTTGGCAAGCTGTGAAAGGAGCTATAAGAAATGATGCTAATCACATATCTGGTCCTTCAAGGACGGGTGAGGGATGTTTTCGTGCCTTGAAATATGTGATGACAGATGAGGTTGTGTCTAATGATATAGCAGTTGTCAACGTACATGGTACGGCAACAGTCTATAATGATGAAATGGAAAGCATAGCTATATCACGTGCAGGACTTTCTGATACACCGATAAACGGATATAAAGGTTATTATGGTCACACAATGGGAGCAGCCGGAGTTCTTGAAAGTATCTTGTCTATGAAGGCTCTTGATGACGGACTGATACTAGCCACAAGAGGTTTTGATGAAATAGGAGTAACGCATCCTGTGAACATAAGTAATAAGATTCGCCATACCAACAAGAAGACATTTATCAAATTGCTTTCTGGCTTTGGAGGGTGCAATGCTGCAATGCTTTTTAATAGAAGATGA
- a CDS encoding class I SAM-dependent methyltransferase, with amino-acid sequence MHLSEELKKRYTKDKHSVREAQRIAEFIAFGPVVFQVSRLMLKWGILEMLRDEELTSDEVAERAGITKYAAKCVMEASLTIGTVLVDSNSGKFTISKIGWFLVNDPATIVNIDFNHDVNYLGMFDLETALKEGRPAGLKQLGNWSTIYEGLSTLPEKAKSSWFAFDHFYSDSSFEEALKIVFASSPKTLMDVGGNTGRWAMQCVSYDENVDVTIVDLPQQLDMMRENVSGKNGADRIHVYPTNLLDENNGLPDSSHWDVIWMSQFLDCFSEKEILSILKRAVKVMDADSTMYIMETLWNRQKYEPAAFCLTQISLYFTAMANGNSKMYGSDELTELVDKAGLKIEAIHDNLGQGHSILCCRKK; translated from the coding sequence ATGCATCTGTCTGAAGAACTTAAAAAGAGATACACAAAAGATAAGCATTCTGTACGTGAAGCACAAAGAATCGCTGAATTTATAGCTTTTGGACCTGTTGTATTTCAAGTGTCACGACTGATGCTTAAATGGGGCATTCTGGAAATGCTTCGTGATGAAGAACTTACTTCCGATGAGGTTGCTGAGCGTGCTGGTATTACAAAATATGCAGCAAAATGCGTCATGGAGGCTTCACTTACAATAGGTACTGTCTTGGTTGATAGCAACAGTGGTAAATTTACGATTTCAAAGATAGGATGGTTTCTTGTAAATGATCCTGCAACGATAGTTAATATTGATTTCAACCATGATGTAAACTACCTTGGTATGTTTGATTTGGAGACGGCTTTGAAGGAAGGACGCCCTGCAGGATTGAAACAACTTGGCAACTGGTCTACCATATATGAAGGACTCTCAACATTACCTGAGAAAGCCAAGTCTAGTTGGTTCGCATTTGATCATTTTTACAGCGACAGTTCCTTTGAGGAGGCATTAAAGATCGTGTTTGCCTCATCTCCAAAAACATTAATGGATGTTGGGGGGAATACTGGTCGTTGGGCGATGCAATGTGTGAGCTATGACGAGAATGTAGACGTGACAATTGTTGATTTGCCACAACAACTAGATATGATGCGCGAAAATGTTTCAGGCAAGAATGGTGCTGATAGAATACATGTATATCCAACTAACCTTCTTGATGAGAACAATGGTTTGCCAGATAGTTCGCATTGGGATGTTATCTGGATGAGTCAGTTCCTTGATTGTTTCAGTGAAAAAGAGATACTTAGTATATTGAAGCGCGCGGTAAAGGTGATGGATGCTGATAGTACCATGTATATAATGGAGACTTTATGGAATCGTCAGAAATATGAGCCTGCTGCTTTCTGTCTTACTCAGATAAGTTTGTATTTCACAGCAATGGCAAACGGAAATAGTAAAATGTATGGTTCTGACGAGCTTACAGAGTTGGTGGATAAGGCTGGATTAAAGATAGAAGCGATACATGATAATCTTGGACAGGGACACAGTATACTGTGCTGTCGTAAGAAATGA
- a CDS encoding pseudouridylate synthase, with protein MELEKIDIHELLPQQEPFVMVDTLTYFDEKKTSTKFTIRKDNIFVEDGVLNECAIAENIAQTCAARLGYINKYILKRGIQIGFIGGIKNLAFSETPKVGDVLDTTIYVTEQVMEITLVNATVKCCDRIIATAEMKIAMANDVKLQ; from the coding sequence ATGGAACTTGAAAAGATTGACATACACGAACTTTTACCTCAGCAGGAACCTTTTGTGATGGTAGATACCTTGACTTACTTTGACGAGAAGAAAACGTCAACGAAGTTTACCATCAGAAAAGATAATATATTTGTTGAAGATGGAGTTCTAAACGAATGTGCCATAGCTGAGAATATTGCTCAGACATGTGCTGCACGTTTAGGGTATATAAATAAATATATCCTGAAGCGTGGAATACAGATAGGTTTCATTGGTGGAATAAAGAATTTGGCGTTTTCTGAAACCCCGAAAGTTGGTGATGTTCTTGATACCACAATATACGTTACAGAACAGGTAATGGAGATAACATTAGTCAATGCCACTGTGAAATGCTGTGACAGAATCATTGCTACAGCTGAAATGAAAATTGCAATGGCAAACGATGTAAAATTACAATAA
- a CDS encoding beta-ketoacyl synthase chain length factor codes for MENNVYVIAEVDNVSEAEYREYLNPIKTRRYGRLLKRALVSAMKAIKISGIEQPDAIINGTALGCVENSERLLTALSVEGESVSMPTNFMQSTHNTIASLIGMYTHNHGYNCTYSHKNISFESGMLDAYMQIKLGKIKTALVCVNDEITQDIRLKANKVGLKSDVKDRSYAVVLSSEKTDKAYKMIKDIRISHDRIKGDTAEIIYSKI; via the coding sequence ATGGAGAATAATGTGTATGTTATAGCCGAAGTGGATAATGTTTCTGAAGCAGAATATCGGGAATATCTTAATCCAATAAAGACGCGTAGATACGGCAGACTTCTTAAACGTGCATTGGTTTCTGCAATGAAAGCCATAAAGATAAGTGGAATAGAACAGCCAGATGCAATTATAAATGGTACTGCTTTGGGATGTGTAGAAAATTCAGAGAGACTTCTTACCGCATTATCTGTTGAAGGAGAATCAGTGAGTATGCCCACAAACTTCATGCAGTCTACTCATAACACAATAGCATCTCTCATTGGAATGTATACCCATAATCATGGATATAACTGTACGTATTCTCATAAGAATATTTCATTTGAGAGTGGAATGCTTGATGCCTATATGCAGATAAAACTTGGAAAAATAAAGACTGCTTTGGTTTGTGTAAACGATGAGATTACTCAAGATATTCGTTTAAAGGCTAATAAGGTTGGATTAAAGTCTGATGTTAAGGATCGCTCTTATGCAGTGGTGCTTTCTTCTGAAAAAACAGATAAAGCCTATAAGATGATAAAGGATATCAGGATAAGTCATGACCGTATAAAGGGTGATACAGCAGAAATAATATACTCAAAGATATGA
- a CDS encoding EamA family transporter codes for MRLIILSILQSMLLCGGQVFLKFALRKMGDFHMSLSFIFDQLANMYWLGCGVCYGVATILWMYIIKNFPFSMAYPMISLSYILGMFAAVIFFHESIPYTRWAGVLLIMAGCVLVAK; via the coding sequence ATGAGACTGATAATATTATCTATATTGCAAAGCATGTTGTTGTGTGGAGGACAGGTGTTTCTTAAGTTTGCCCTGCGTAAGATGGGCGACTTTCACATGTCATTGTCTTTCATCTTCGATCAACTCGCCAATATGTATTGGTTGGGATGTGGTGTATGCTATGGTGTAGCAACAATACTATGGATGTATATCATAAAGAACTTTCCTTTTTCAATGGCATACCCAATGATATCGCTAAGTTATATATTAGGAATGTTTGCGGCTGTGATATTCTTTCATGAATCAATTCCATATACACGTTGGGCAGGCGTATTACTTATTATGGCTGGTTGTGTACTTGTGGCAAAATAA
- a CDS encoding outer membrane lipoprotein carrier protein LolA, protein MKKLLFFIVLLYSALSVSAQRMQKVSGAQQAKMISIINATAASIKTIQSNFSQVKSVSFLNENVKSYGRMYYSNQGKLRWEYNSPYRYTFAINGGKVYIKSGAKSQVIDIRTSQLFKSIAQIMINSITGKSLKENNDFNTQMYVDGNDWIAVLTPKKAQMKKMFRTVQLHFNSRHNMVSKVVMTETSGDATVITLSGVRTNENIPDQIFFVK, encoded by the coding sequence ATGAAAAAGTTACTGTTTTTTATCGTGTTGCTGTATTCGGCGTTAAGCGTTTCAGCACAAAGAATGCAGAAGGTGAGCGGTGCTCAACAGGCAAAAATGATAAGCATCATAAATGCTACGGCTGCAAGTATAAAGACAATACAAAGTAACTTCTCGCAAGTTAAGTCTGTTTCTTTCCTCAACGAGAATGTTAAGTCTTATGGTCGGATGTATTACAGCAATCAAGGTAAGCTTCGCTGGGAGTATAATTCGCCTTACAGATATACATTCGCTATCAATGGTGGAAAGGTTTACATTAAGTCTGGTGCTAAAAGTCAGGTCATAGACATAAGAACTAGCCAACTTTTCAAAAGCATTGCGCAGATAATGATCAATAGCATTACAGGAAAGAGTCTTAAAGAAAATAATGACTTTAATACTCAGATGTATGTTGATGGTAATGATTGGATAGCTGTGCTCACCCCAAAGAAAGCACAGATGAAGAAGATGTTTCGCACAGTTCAACTTCATTTCAATAGTCGTCACAATATGGTGTCAAAGGTTGTGATGACTGAGACTTCTGGTGATGCTACAGTAATAACCCTTTCAGGTGTACGTACAAATGAAAATATTCCAGATCAGATATTTTTTGTTAAGTAG
- a CDS encoding beta-ketoacyl-[acyl-carrier-protein] synthase family protein, translating to MNKRILITGMGVVSAIGNNVVENYDSLRKGESGICKVKYLDTEHIEFPVGEVKLSNEEMCLLLNIPYTDKESRTDLLGMLAVSEALQSAGLKDTEHLALISGTTVGGMDRTEKFYPDNLSADILENHDCGSGTDRIADYFGNFDFATTISTACSSALNAIIVGAEMIESGLKNIVVVGGTESLSRFHLNGFKSLMILDQSICRPFDADRAGLNLGEGAGFIVIESEDSAKRRGANVLAELKGTGNACDAFHQTASSENGEGAFLAMSKAIAEADIQVTDIQYVNAHGTGTPNNDACESTALMRVFENKMPKVSSTKMYTGHTTSASGSIEAIYSILSLQHQFVPANIGWSKADDSCVTPYVIGPFGRIDNVMCNSFGFGGNDSSIIISRYGE from the coding sequence ATGAATAAAAGGATATTGATAACTGGTATGGGTGTCGTTTCAGCAATAGGTAATAATGTTGTTGAAAACTATGATTCGCTTAGAAAAGGCGAGTCAGGCATCTGTAAGGTCAAATATCTTGATACTGAGCATATTGAGTTTCCCGTTGGTGAGGTTAAACTTAGTAATGAGGAGATGTGCTTGTTGCTCAACATTCCTTATACTGATAAGGAGAGTCGTACAGATCTGCTTGGTATGCTAGCCGTTAGTGAGGCTTTGCAATCTGCCGGATTGAAAGATACTGAGCATTTAGCTTTGATATCAGGTACAACCGTTGGAGGAATGGATAGAACGGAAAAGTTTTATCCCGACAATCTTAGTGCAGATATACTTGAAAATCATGACTGTGGATCAGGCACGGACCGTATTGCTGATTATTTTGGTAATTTTGACTTTGCCACAACAATCTCCACGGCATGCTCATCAGCTTTGAATGCTATAATAGTTGGTGCAGAAATGATAGAATCTGGACTGAAAAATATTGTCGTTGTTGGTGGAACAGAGAGCCTAAGTCGCTTCCATCTTAATGGTTTCAAGTCGTTGATGATATTGGATCAGTCAATCTGCCGTCCTTTCGATGCAGACCGAGCAGGACTAAACCTTGGTGAAGGTGCTGGTTTTATAGTTATCGAATCCGAGGATAGCGCAAAGAGACGTGGAGCCAATGTGTTGGCGGAACTCAAAGGAACTGGTAACGCATGCGATGCCTTTCACCAGACTGCATCATCAGAAAACGGAGAGGGTGCTTTCCTTGCCATGTCAAAAGCTATTGCTGAAGCTGATATTCAAGTTACTGATATACAATATGTAAATGCTCATGGAACAGGTACTCCTAATAATGATGCATGTGAGAGCACTGCGCTTATGCGAGTGTTTGAAAATAAAATGCCCAAAGTGTCATCTACAAAGATGTACACTGGTCATACGACGAGTGCTTCTGGAAGTATAGAGGCAATTTATTCCATTCTCTCGTTGCAGCATCAATTTGTTCCTGCAAATATCGGATGGTCGAAAGCTGACGATAGTTGTGTAACGCCTTATGTAATTGGTCCTTTTGGAAGGATAGACAATGTGATGTGTAATTCTTTCGGATTTGGTGGCAACGATTCATCTATAATAATTTCACGATATGGAGAATAA
- a CDS encoding phosphopantetheine-binding protein translates to MELKEELKGKIIDALNLEDIVVTDLEDDAPLFGEDGLGLDSIDALELIVLLEKNYGIKISDPKEGKNIFKSVNVMADYVEKNRNK, encoded by the coding sequence ATGGAACTGAAAGAAGAACTGAAAGGAAAAATTATTGATGCTCTAAACCTAGAGGATATAGTAGTTACAGATCTTGAAGACGATGCTCCTTTGTTTGGTGAGGATGGTCTTGGACTTGATTCTATTGATGCGTTAGAACTTATCGTATTACTAGAGAAAAACTATGGTATAAAAATCAGTGATCCTAAGGAAGGAAAAAACATATTCAAGTCAGTCAATGTCATGGCTGATTACGTAGAGAAGAATAGAAATAAGTAA
- a CDS encoding beta-ketoacyl-[acyl-carrier-protein] synthase family protein: MERRVVVTGMGIWSCIGTNKDKVTESLKAGRSGIGLDKDRLEYGYQSGLTGIVERPVLRGLLHRRLRQGLSEEAEYAYMASKEAFEQAGIDDAFLAKNEIGVIFGNDSSARPVIEAANIMAEKHDTQLLGSGFIFQSMNSTVNMNLSSIFHLKGVNFSVSSACASGSHSIGLAYLLIKQGLQDRVLCGGAQEVNYYCMATFDALNAFSKRMDEPQKASRPFDRDRDGLIPSGGAAALMLEDYESAVNRGATILAEVCGYGFSSNGGGISEPSDEGSVIAMTRALDDAGVTADEVDYISAHATSTVQGDMFEAMAIDRMFRGKHALVSSTKGMTGHECWMSGASEVVYSILMMQGGFIAPNINFENSDEYSEHLNLATHTVETEINTVLSNSFGFGGTNSALVIKKI, encoded by the coding sequence ATGGAAAGAAGAGTAGTGGTGACAGGCATGGGCATTTGGTCATGTATTGGCACAAATAAAGATAAAGTTACAGAATCGTTAAAAGCAGGTCGCTCAGGAATAGGCCTTGATAAAGATAGATTGGAATATGGTTATCAGTCTGGACTTACTGGTATAGTAGAACGTCCGGTATTGAGAGGCTTACTTCATCGCAGGCTAAGGCAAGGACTGTCTGAAGAGGCAGAATATGCATATATGGCATCGAAGGAGGCTTTTGAACAAGCTGGTATCGACGATGCTTTTCTTGCAAAGAATGAGATAGGGGTGATATTCGGAAACGACTCTTCTGCCCGCCCAGTCATAGAGGCTGCCAATATAATGGCAGAAAAGCATGATACCCAACTGCTTGGTTCTGGTTTCATCTTTCAGTCTATGAACTCCACGGTAAACATGAACCTAAGTAGTATCTTTCACCTCAAAGGTGTAAACTTTTCTGTAAGTTCTGCATGTGCAAGTGGCAGCCATTCAATAGGACTTGCCTATCTGCTTATAAAGCAGGGATTGCAGGATCGTGTGCTATGTGGTGGAGCGCAGGAAGTTAACTATTACTGCATGGCTACATTTGACGCATTGAATGCTTTTTCAAAGCGCATGGATGAACCTCAAAAGGCTTCACGTCCGTTTGATCGAGATCGTGACGGACTTATTCCTAGTGGAGGTGCGGCAGCATTGATGTTGGAAGATTACGAAAGTGCCGTAAATAGAGGTGCGACAATCTTAGCTGAAGTCTGTGGATATGGTTTCTCTTCAAATGGTGGTGGTATTTCTGAACCATCTGATGAAGGTAGCGTAATTGCCATGACAAGAGCTCTTGACGACGCAGGTGTTACTGCTGATGAAGTAGACTATATAAGTGCACATGCTACAAGTACCGTTCAGGGTGATATGTTTGAGGCAATGGCAATAGACCGTATGTTCCGTGGCAAGCATGCTCTTGTTTCATCAACAAAGGGAATGACAGGTCATGAATGTTGGATGTCTGGAGCAAGTGAAGTTGTATATTCGATCTTAATGATGCAGGGTGGATTTATCGCTCCAAATATAAACTTTGAAAACTCAGATGAATACAGTGAACATTTGAATCTAGCTACACATACTGTAGAAACAGAAATAAACACTGTGTTGAGTAACAGTTTTGGCTTCGGTGGAACCAATTCGGCACTTGTAATTAAGAAAATATAA
- a CDS encoding hotdog family protein yields the protein MKLINDMYSIKAWSDDGRKAHIEFNADHIIYHAHFPGNPITPGVCIIKIISEIAELIIKKSLRLSMVKNLKFVSPISPVDSPSVCVSIDRIEEDCKMLKIKGVIADDNKIYTKFSIIYNCL from the coding sequence ATGAAGCTGATCAATGATATGTATTCCATAAAGGCATGGAGTGATGACGGCAGGAAAGCTCATATAGAGTTTAATGCTGATCATATAATATATCATGCTCATTTCCCAGGAAATCCAATCACTCCAGGTGTCTGCATCATAAAGATAATCAGTGAGATAGCCGAACTGATTATAAAGAAATCTCTTCGACTATCTATGGTCAAAAACTTGAAGTTTGTAAGTCCGATATCTCCTGTTGACAGTCCTTCTGTCTGTGTAAGTATTGATAGAATTGAAGAAGACTGTAAAATGCTTAAGATAAAGGGAGTGATAGCAGACGATAATAAGATATATACAAAATTCTCAATAATTTATAATTGCCTGTGA